CAATCCCTTTTGCGGGTCCACCAACAGAAGGGTTACATGGCATGAACGCAACCATATCTAAGTTAATTGTTAACATTAATGTTTTTGATCCCATTCGTGCTGCTGCAAGACCAGCTTCACATCCTGCATGGCCTGCACCGATTACTATGACATCGTAAGAACCGGCATTGTATCCCATTATTTATTCCTCCTACTATCGTCTATCATCTTGAAAGATCTTTATTATTTTCCTAAACAAAATTGAGAAAACAGTTGATCAATTAAGCTTTCATGAACTGTATCACCAGTAATCTCACCAAGTATTTCCCATGTTCTTGTTAAATCAATTTGAACCATATCAATTGGAACACCGTTCTCAATTGCAGCAATTGCATCTCCAATCGTTTTTCTTGCTTGTGTTAGTAAACCGATATGTCTTGCATTAGAAACATATGTCATATCAGCTGATTCAATTGTTCCTTCAAAGAACAGATCAGCAATTGCTTTCTCTAATTCATCTACGCCTTTTTCTTCAATTAAGGATGTTGTGATAACACGTTTCTCACTCGCTAATTCTGTTACGCGTTCCATCTCAATCTTTTGTGGTAAATCTGTTTTATTTACAATGACAATGAAATCTTTTCCTTGTACAGCACGGAATAGCTCTTCATCTTCATTCGTTAATGGCTCACTATAATTTACTACTATTAATACTAAATCAGCTTGGCTCATCATCTCTTTTGATCGCTCAACACCAATTTGTTCGACAATATCTTCTGTTTCGCGAATTCCAGCTGTATCAATAAGTCGAAGTGGTACACCACGTACGTTGACATATTCTTCAATAACATCACGAGTTGTTCCTGCTATATCTGTTACAATAGCCTTTTTCTCCTGAACAAGACTATTTAATAATGAAGATTTTCCGACATTTGGTCTTCCGATAATTGCTGTTGCAATTCCTTCTCGCAAAATTTTTCCTTGCTTTGATGTTTCCAAAATCTTTTCAATCTCATTTTGAACATGAGTTGCTTTTTCAATTAAAATACGATGTGTCATTTCCTCCACGTCATCATATTCCGGGTAATCTATATTTACCTCAACATGAGCTAACGTTTCTAAAATTTCTTGACGAAGACGACCAATCAATTTGGATAAACGTCCTTCCATTTGATTAATCGCTACATTCATTGCACGATCTGTTTTTGCACGGATTAAATCCATTACTGCCTCAGCTTGAGATAAATCAA
The window above is part of the Bacillus cytotoxicus NVH 391-98 genome. Proteins encoded here:
- the mnmE gene encoding tRNA uridine-5-carboxymethylaminomethyl(34) synthesis GTPase MnmE, with the protein product MEFDTIAAISTALGEGAIAIVRVSGEDAIEKVNRIFKGKDLTAVSSHTIHYGHIVDLDTNQVIEEVMVSIMRAPKTFTREDIVEVNCHGGLVSVNKVLQLILAQGVRLAEPGEFTKRAFLNGRIDLSQAEAVMDLIRAKTDRAMNVAINQMEGRLSKLIGRLRQEILETLAHVEVNIDYPEYDDVEEMTHRILIEKATHVQNEIEKILETSKQGKILREGIATAIIGRPNVGKSSLLNSLVQEKKAIVTDIAGTTRDVIEEYVNVRGVPLRLIDTAGIRETEDIVEQIGVERSKEMMSQADLVLIVVNYSEPLTNEDEELFRAVQGKDFIVIVNKTDLPQKIEMERVTELASEKRVITTSLIEEKGVDELEKAIADLFFEGTIESADMTYVSNARHIGLLTQARKTIGDAIAAIENGVPIDMVQIDLTRTWEILGEITGDTVHESLIDQLFSQFCLGK